The segment ttttggctgacatagttggtgaaataacaaaaaataatatcaaaattttactcctttaaggccaaacgAATAaccacttgtgttatttgaataacaaagcagtaACATGactattcagagtttagaatagcatattttagtattattgaggtattgaataacaaatgcagtagtatatgagatattaaaaaatcattttataaaatatttctaatctaaaatctctttaatcaataaaaaaaattgtatgaaatatatcgaatgtcatttctaaggccaaaataagatatgataacaaaatcagttattaaactcatcttacaaccactgttttaaatatctactcaataacaaaatgtgttatcaatgtatctccatatctattcaaaaacaaaatataccattataacacagtttgatattgtttttatattattttgctcttcgctcctactCGGGCAACAAGTTCTctggtgaaattttttttctttggacgcatttaaaaaaacaaatgtttgtatcaccctaatatgcgctatattttacAAATAAGCTTCTTCAAAGATACCTGCTTTtgaaaattgcacattttttacGTAATTGCTAATGATCTCGTTTTTTCGATTCAGTGAATACGCTTGTCACTCTTCGCAGTTACATCCGGCgttccccaaggcagtcatttgggaccgtttcTGTTTCTGCCGTATGCGGAATGACGTGAACATGATTCGTTCAATGTTTGAAATGATCACATGCTGACGACTTAAAAATGTAGTATACAGTGAAGCCCTGATTACGCCAACCTACCGCAACAGGATCTGGAAACCTTTTACGAATGGTCCCGAATTAACAGGATGTCACTAAAtctcgtaatttttcaaatagatctatgtgacaatgagaaagtctcttcgcgtctcctctcttccgcttttcacggcCACATAAATGGGCGGAAAAgaacattttcaaaacatttagccaactagtgactccggcaaccgagctgatgtgttaaaatgcattagtatcgccgtaaaaaacggaagagaggaaACACGAAGATAATCTCTCAATGTCACATAGGTTTGTTTGAAACTTTATCCCAGAAATGTATCCAAGCGTTCAGTCTTTTTCGGTCGCAAACGTGACTGACATGTATCTGTATGCTTACACCCTTCTCCGTGAGATTCTCAACTATAAAGAACTTTGGAGTCATGCTTGACTCGAATCTaatcaagtaacaattctaaagtcgcttggttgtattcgaattttataagggttttattgtggtattaatcattacctctggttatATTATGATATCCCGTACTATCGAGatgatacgagtcaaaacatacctatagctagctataaaaccataataaaactgataATAAAGCTAATTTCTTGTGGTTACTTATATTTATTACCACGATAGAACTAGTTGGCTGCGCCACATTTCTTATAAATTTACTATAGTAGGGCGGAGCAAAATTAATCTTATTGCGGTTACTAGTCGTACATGatatctgttagttttatagtgctACTAGCTAATTGCCCGATCTTATCGGgtcccctttgtctctcagtcagTTGTAccactcttttttttcttttgaatatgtctactccctttgtcagttcccttTTGTTgtccccagccacttgtaaatttgtcttcttctcggtaaacTCTATAAATCGACTCGAAGCCTTTTCAACATTTTTGAACCTTCCCcattgttaatggccaccctatttcctctttcagaaatccagccacttgtacagctGCTGTCgttctaaatgcaagagaaatgcaccCCTGTACCCATTTGAACATTCTTTCCATCTTGTGAGAGACCGTCTTCGTCAACTCCCttgtgctgattcttttatgtcaaaaaacgtgtgtttgacactcgacgtttgatgaagatcCGTCCAGACGTTCTGGAGTTATcgcgaaacatacattcataacTCACGTTCCCCCCTGTCGGTTCCTTCTCAGTCAGCTCTCCATGTATCGGCTTACTCTATGAAAATACCTATAACGGAATTGAAGCAAAGGTTGTTTTTTCTATATATCCCTCCTCGAGGGAACCCCCATGTTTTCTCACTGTCACTTGCGCAACTTAGATCGGTCTAAATGTTAAGAACAGGTAATCCTTTTTACTTACTTATACTTCTCCTTGTTAGGGACCATCttccttttgtcaacttccctgcgctgattcttttgcGTCCAGAAgcatgtgtgccaaatttgataaagAGCCGTCCagccgtttcggagttatggcggaatatACATTCATATTCACGGTACTCATCCCCTCTTCCTGTTGGCACACTCCCAATCAGCTCCCCTTCTGTCGCGCTAGTATGCATCTGTATGCTCTGTGGAAATCTCTAACGAAAAAAACAGCCTACTTCCATATGACCCTTTTCGTTGAATGTAAGAGAAATGTAACCGGGCATAgatataaaattaattaaaaggttgagaaattttcttctAGCAacttcttgaacacattatttcagaaaaattcgaaatttattgtttgtataccaaaaacctttatgtcagggtatagtcctcatataatacgtccactgcaatgcaaagaatttgaattcgcggtcatacatgaatctagacaactatattgctgatagaacgaatgacagaagaagcacaaaaataagtttttttgtttaatgaTAGTCACttacaactcgggtcattcgtgacttctgcggggttgggaattgaaccacggtcctcggtgcgagaggcgtgaatgctagccactacaccggtattgacccttacgaaaataaggttattgccttatgctaaaaatagtgataaaaatacaagacaatattttacatgcaaaaatgagtgtgaaaatacaaatcgtgatagaattattcgtcttcttatttctccggataaagcttatagcttcttcgaaacggaaaaatgacaTTTGAAAAATCTTTCTTAGAACgttatattactattgaagacgaaacatgaaacgagtgattctgcagaagaagaagaaaaagaagatggagataaagaagataaaaaaattaataaggggaaaagttttgatttttatttaatattaatattattttaattaatattaatattaaatatATGGATTTCGTATTGATTaataaagctcatacttgctttgtattgttttatataatgttttatcctataaaaatccatctgcaatagttttcaaaatgaccctcatttcttatacgtcattatacttaaaaaatacttgaaaattctccctaacgcaaaaaatatatgttctaatgcaaaataaacctgaaattcgggctcagtaccccaaaattacttaagaaccacattttatccttgatttaaagagatttttttgcttggccagcatttgtatggagtcgccccactgtgcaacGTGGCAAAGCTTGTAAAGTTATATGCTTAAACGTTAGTGACAAAGTTAGTGACAAAATTGATACATCAGAAATCCATACAATAGATCATGTAAAAAATTGAACTAACCAAGTGTTAATGGAGTCAGAATTTTGCTTGTGAAGTTTGGTGTACGAGCTGACTTTTACTACACAGCGTAGTATCCTAGTTAAAATCATTAAGACAttaagacgatcattaagactgtcgcagtggccttttaacccaatgcccttctggcatacaaaaaaaaaaatcctagtTAAAATCCTTATAACGGAAGCTCTAGCGCAAATCAAAGCTCCCTCGTCTTGATCAGACTCATCATTGTAAATAAGAAAAACTGTCAGGATTCACAAATTAACGTAAATTTATTTTGCGTTTTTTACTCCAGTTACAAACTAAATTAGtctaaatttaaattgaattgttGTGGCATTTTATCGTCCTTCAATGTACGACGAGAGATCTATTTCATCCGGGAGTTCGGTAATATTAACGTCGAATCGATCCTGTACTTCGTTCAAAATTTTCGCATCTGTTTCAGCGGAAACAAATGTAATCGCCAGCCCCTTGGTACCAAATCGTCCGGCACGAGCCACGCGATGCAGGTAGGTATCGGAATCCTCGGGCATATCATAATTGAAGACAATGTTGACACGTTCAATATCCATTCCGCGTCCAAACAAGTTGGTAGCTACCAGAATACGTTTCTGGAAATCCTTGAATTGCTGGTAACGGGACAAGCGCTCTTCCTGCACCATGCCACGGTGAATCCCGATAGCCGGGAAATTTTGCTCCGTAAGCAGCTGAGCCAGCGCCATGCAGCGCTGCACGGATTTTACGAAGATAACGACCTGATTAAACTCCAATACATCCAAAAGTTCGAAGAGCTTCTTATTCTTTTCGTTCTCCTTCAACTTAGCGTAATGCTGTTGTAATCCATGAAGCGTCAATTTGGTTTCGTCGTCAACATAAACTTCCATTGGATCTCGCATAAATTTCTTGCACACGGGGCGAATCTCTTTGCTaagcgtagcggagaacatcATTACTTGTTTACCGTGCGGTGTATTACGGAAAATTTCCTGTACATCTCGACGCATATCTAATTGCTCTAACATCTTATCGCACTCATCCAGGATGAAATGTTTGAGGTGCTTCAAATTCAGCTTCTTGTTACGAATCAATGCAAGGACACGGCCCGGTGTTCCAACGATGATATGCGGGTTGGTTGACTTCAGCACTTCTTCATCCTTTTGAATGGGAAGCCCACCGAAGAACACGGCTACCTTCATGCTGGGTATATACTTGGAAAAGCGTTCATACTCCTTACTGATTTGGAAGGCCAACTCGCGAGTGTGGCACATAACCAGCACGTATGGTACACTTTCCGTTGGTTCCAGCTGCTGTAAAGTTGCCAGGACAAAGACAGCCGTCTTTCCCATACCAGACTTAGCCTGACACAGGATATCCATACCAAGCACCGCCTGTGGGATACATTCATGTTGCACTTCTGATGGATGCTCGAAACCACAATCCACAATGGCACGGAGAATTTCGGGTTTCAGCAAAAAATCCCTAAACCCGGAACTGTGAATCGAGACGTACGTTCCTTTTTTTGGCTGCTCAGCCGCTTCCGTAGTAACCTGCTCGGTCTGGTCCTCATCCTCGTAATCTAAGAGATCATCGTTATCAGCCATTGTTTCTGTTTAGTTGAAGTTCGAAATTAACCTGAAATGTATAATGCCGTAACTGCAATGCGGTCTTTACTACTCGATgaaaaggaaacgaatgagaaatgagaatcAAACAGGAGAATATAAACgatttggaaattgaaaacGAGTATAGGTAAAAGCAGTGTTGGTAGTTTGGATCTGCGCTGCCTGTCTTTAAAATCCACCCTATCCacgcagaaaaatgaaaaaacctAAATTTATGCAGTTTTTACCTATACACTTACCTACCACACTCTTTCCGTACCCTCCCTGTCATCGCCTACTCTTCTCCCTGTCATCGCCAAAgaaaattgtgcctgtgtgAAATCTTTGCCGATTAAGAATAAATCGTGGTAGAACTTTGATATAAACTTAGAAATAAATATTACTGTCATATTATCTTTTTGTTAAGTTATTATCACACTCAATAGAGgcgaaaattaaaagaatattgttacctaaattggcaaaaagtaaatgtttataatggacaatattattatgggacagttatgcttttattttgcatatggaactgttcatgtttgatattttttagaaaaattttcgaacaaagtccgtctaaattacagtttgtatggtaaattaggatataaataagctacttccgagtttttctcaaaatcgatcaATATTCACATGGGACAGGTATGCTTTCCTACGCAGATAAGCAGCCTTATAGGAACTTCTCCAATTTATGCAGCCTACAGCTGAAGCTTCGATTATTGTAGTTAACTATTTTCTGTTTATAGCACTCACTCAgcttattgtctagtatatagACTGGAAGCTCAATCGATTGATATTAgtggatttggaatgaaatatccCGAATGACGGCTATTGAGCTCCTCTTGTCATGTTTCCTCATTCTAGCATATATTTacaactatgtaccaaacctttacctagatttattcgattaaaatatgtaaattttcaatttgagagagagttttgaaaaaataggtgtttttggattccttttgctttacttttcaactattttttaacatttgcagttttttttccaaaataattttactaagatattgtcaattgcaaggaaaattgtaccatccaaagtgcgatatcgctcataaaagtgctattttgcattaaatcgtttcggtctcttcggcgcacttattacttggaatataacgaaaaagtgcgccgaagataccgaaacaatttaatgcaaaatagcatttttatgagcgatatcgcactttggatggtacaattttccttgaaatcagcaataattatttattttataatatctgatctgatctatctaatttggaagttttagacaatatttagtataataaaaataatactttaccataaaaattgtgattcgatagtacgtacgtttcgataatacgtacgctaaacgatgcgcgggtgtacgtactatcgaggtatacctgtattgaCTAATTGAATATGT is part of the Sabethes cyaneus chromosome 2, idSabCyanKW18_F2, whole genome shotgun sequence genome and harbors:
- the LOC128737997 gene encoding ATP-dependent RNA helicase WM6-like — protein: MADNDDLLDYEDEDQTEQVTTEAAEQPKKGTYVSIHSSGFRDFLLKPEILRAIVDCGFEHPSEVQHECIPQAVLGMDILCQAKSGMGKTAVFVLATLQQLEPTESVPYVLVMCHTRELAFQISKEYERFSKYIPSMKVAVFFGGLPIQKDEEVLKSTNPHIIVGTPGRVLALIRNKKLNLKHLKHFILDECDKMLEQLDMRRDVQEIFRNTPHGKQVMMFSATLSKEIRPVCKKFMRDPMEVYVDDETKLTLHGLQQHYAKLKENEKNKKLFELLDVLEFNQVVIFVKSVQRCMALAQLLTEQNFPAIGIHRGMVQEERLSRYQQFKDFQKRILVATNLFGRGMDIERVNIVFNYDMPEDSDTYLHRVARAGRFGTKGLAITFVSAETDAKILNEVQDRFDVNITELPDEIDLSSYIEGR